A window of Xenopus laevis strain J_2021 chromosome 1L, Xenopus_laevis_v10.1, whole genome shotgun sequence genomic DNA:
gtatattacacaaaagccatgaatatcctttaaattataccTTATGAACGGCGCTTAGtgttgtcatcagttataatcggagcttagtgatgcaatttctgtcacatgactcacaaacttgtgtattataataaataaagtaccccctgttgcaaaatatgaggatattagaagtcaacttacaatatccttatattttacaagagggggtacttcattcactGTATAATACATACCATGAATATTGTTttacttatatacttataaacagtGGTTAATTATATCATCAGTTATGTACTTAGTTATCTTAGTGCTGAGATAATGTCAATGAGTCCAGGTCAGACTGAATACATTTTGACAGTTGCATTTTATGAACAAAGCAAAcgttctgctttaaaggagaaggaaacataaAAAACGAGACTACCTTCAGTGTGTTTAccatcaggccccctcctgaaatGCAGTACTAAAAACTCTGAATTCATTCCTGCTTCTGTGCACCATCCTTCAGAAGTTTCGACCCCTCTCCcagtttggcgccgccattttcaaatAGGCGCATCACTTCACTCTGCGCTCCCTCAGTAATGCGCATGCGCCTCCTTTGTGACCTGTGAAGTAATCTTACTAGCATTTATTCTcacattcaaaaaaaaacctggacaaagtatatattttaaaaaaaaaagcatgcgtCTTTACCCGACAGACCCGCACGCTGGATTCATTGATTAATATTCTTGCTCCGCTCCTGCGCTCGCTCGGTGCATGATTAAATGAGGCAGGGGCAAAGAGGTCAGCAATGACGAACTGAGGTATCACGTGACCTCAACGTCATCGCTTCACAGGGAACAGACAAGAgcctagtgcgcatgcgcagggcacaACTTAGACggactgcgcatgcgtgtgccctattcaCAGTGATTTCTGGACTGCAGGATGGGTATGGGTTTTTATACATGTTTAAACTTTTGTAAAAAACGAGTGCAGCCCAAAAATTTATGCAAAACATTGAGGGAATGCTTGGTGGTATGGGCATTTATTTTCCATGGTAAACAGATAGAGAATAACatgattttagactttccttctcctttaataatattaatgaattaattgatTGATTGAATTTTGTCTCATTACTTTGactgcaaatgtttgtttttctttttttgacaggTGGCTCAGATTATGGTGAGATGCATATCTCTGGAGTTTACTTCAGACAGTTTTTGCCACTTTCACCTAAGGTACACTGTGTTTTTTTATCAGTGGGTGATAAGCGAATCatactcttaagctggccatagatgcaaagatccgatcgtaggtATCATGGTACGATCGgatttccccatctcccgacctgccactaactattcagatcaaagtcttaccagtcagatcaaataaagtagttaaagaacagatcagccgatgttctgcccctgacagcaatcgtacgaaagttatgtccgacaaagctagtgacagtctccctctgaaaatcgtacgatcagcaatacacgcagagatattatcggcagccgacagaaattttctaacctgtcctgtCGACCATACGACCgatctcgattcgtacgatcggatctttgcgtctatggccagctttaggcatgtCTCCCACGGGGACATTCGTAGCAAAAATTAAACTGTGCAGCGACAAAAGGAGAATTACCGTTGAATAACATTAGGATCATAATTACGATCAAAGCAAAACTTTGCGGCAATCCAGATTGAAGATTTTTTGCCAGCGATAATGAAGATTTAACCTTGGGTGACAAATCTACCCATGTACCATCACCCTTAATGGACAAATATCTGGGTTCATTTACTTGCACAAATACTATAATTGCATCAATGCAGTTAGCGATCGCACCCGGATAGCAGCTGGTTTGGATCAACCTACTAAAagatagaaaatgaaagcaagtaATTGCACCAGCCCAGGTTGGCACCCATGTTACTAAATTAGCACATATGTATGTTGATGATTACCTTTTTCCACCCCAGGTGCAGTATGATCTCGTAGTCTCTGCCTTCTCACTAAATGATCTTCCAAGTCTGTCCGAACGGGAGAAAATCATTCATGCTTTGTGGAGGAAAACAGGAGGCTTTCTGGTTTGTTTAATCATTTCATCCACAGTTCTGAAGATTCTCTCTTAAATAAAGAATGTATCATTATACTAGCCAATTTGAGCCTATACAGACTCATTTTCTCTGTGCCATAGGTGTTGGTGGAGAATGGTACAAAGGAGGGGCATCAACTTCTGATGGAAGCTCGGGACATAGTTTTACAGGTGAATATGATAAAATAACAATGTAACAGAGTGTCTGTACTAACTGTAGACCATAATAGTCCGGGACCTTCAGCCATCAATCAACATTATTGTTGTGGTCCCCAGCTGGTATCATCAGTTTGTTATAATCTGTTCTTTGAACATTGGGTATAGTGGATAATCAGTTCAGGATTAGGAAAACGTTGGACAGCATGAAGCATAACTTTTTGTTTTCCTGAAGTCTGTGTAGAAAAGTGAAGAACTATCATTGTAACTTGATGGATTGGATTTGCATTAAGAGGCTATTATTTTAAGGCAGAAACTTGCACTCTTTAAGTTTCATGAACACTCAACTCGTTGGGCTTTAATGAACAGCCTAATCGGCATTacagataaacattttttttgcctcaatgctttagaaattagaaatatgttttcctATCTACAGAAAGAAGACAAAGAGATTTGGGACCACCGTCCTCCCCATGTATTTGCCCCAGTGAGTACATGTTGCTGTTTTCCTTTTATGTAGATTAGATCATTGTTTATGTGTATAAATAAGTGAAGGCACCACATTCAAATTAGGGCACTcccctttggggggggggtagattaCTTGGGATGGAACAAAGACTGCCAGTGGAATAAACATAGTAGAAGGGGTGTTATCAATAGATGGGAAGGTGAGTTGGATATACCCATGGGAGAGAAATGTAGGGCAGATATAAAAGGTGATGgattatgagtaatatataatatataaacatttattctGTCATTTCCTTGCATACATTGCTTGTTTATTTTCTTTCGTGATGATTGGTTTTACTGCCAAGCATTATAGTACAGTCTACCATCTCTTTGTCTAGCCTGACTTTTACTTTCTTATATGTGTCTGGTTTTGACTGTTTTGTGAAAGATATTGTATATTTCATAGATGCACTATGGGATATGCCTACTAAATTTAAAGTTATCATTACTCAAGAGATTTTTGTTAATTCACCTCTTGTTTCTCCTGAAGTGTCCACATCAGATGCCATGTCCTAAACTGTCTGAAAGGCTGCATGTGCCCTGTAACTTTAACCAGAAGTACCAAACATTGCCTTTGAGCTGGGTGAGTTCCCATCATTTACTTACCTTACAGCAAAACTATCTGAATATGccctttttctatatttctgtttgtgtggtttttaaaataattttattcattGATTCTAGGAAAGAAGCAGTTCTAGGGCCAATGTGCAAGTGacctaaaaatattacattgttactaaattctattatatttttcactttgtttAAAGTTGCCTTCAGTTCATTCTTCTAAAAATGTTACTTTCCTCCACAGAACCCTCATGAGCGCTGGGAGAAATTTTCCTTCTTAATCATTTCCCGCGGCTCTGTGGGAGGAGGCGATGGTCACTGGCCACGTGTGATTAGCCATGTATTAAGCAGGCCACGACACGTGCACTGTCACATGTGTTGTGCTGATGGAGAGCTAAAGCATGAAGTTATTACAGCACGGCGGCATAGCAGGTAAAGTTAACTCATCTAGTAACATATTCTATAGAAATAGGTATAGAAATATGTTTTCTAGTACATTACAACTACCAGACATAAGGGGGGGATTTAACTTacagaatgcagtgtgcaaagtgaaaaaagtcaGCATGCTGTAATCTAATTAAATGTTTAATCCGGCGATGGGTGCAGCATTCCACAGGGCAAAGATGTTTAAGTGCTCCAGCACTTGTGCCAGAGGATGGGAAAATGACCCTTAGCATTTGTAGTACAGATttaaaacctgttattcagaatcttcaggatctggtgttttccagataaggggtctttccgtcattttgatctccatacattacatctgttaaaaaaacaaaaatgtaaatattaaagaatcgcaatgggattgttttgtctccaataagcattagttatattttagttgggatcaagtacaaggttctgttttattattattactgaagaaagaaaataatttaaaaaaattgaataatttgcttaaaattgagtctattggagatggccttcctgtaattcggcactttctgcataataaatttcaagataatggatcctatacctgtatactacTAGTTAGTCATATATTGCAGGATATTAGCAAGATGTAGTAACTATAATACTTTACTGATTTTAATCATCTTTAGTCTGTGATTTGCTATGATTGTGCTACTGTATTTCCCAACATTCATTGCCATAAGAAATATGCCAAGCTTTTTCGATTGTAGTTTGCATGGAATTTTGCCATATtaaactttgtacaggtatgggacctgttatccagaatgctcaggatctggggttttccagataacttatatttccgtaatttggatcatacctcaagtctagaaaatcatataaacattaaataaacacaataggcagtttttgcttccaataaggtttaattctATTCAAGTACaaggaattcattttaaaattgttGGATTATTGgttaaatagagtctatgggagactgtctttctgtaattcggaactttctggataacaggtttccacataattgatcccatacctgtactgttagtAAACCACTTACCCAATTTTTAAAGCTTCAATCACTATACACCATCATCTTTAATATGTTTTGCATGACTGAATCACAATCAATGTATCTATGTAAATAATTAGCAAATAtatagggtaatgtaataaatggtcttaaaTCGGCTACCTGTCTTTTAACCCATAGAATCAGTAGGTccgctgtttgaaaacaaacatctgactggttgctattggttaataAATGCAGGGAAATGTAAGACTTTTACTACATTATGCCACAATAATACTTGCAAAGTCggtagatattcaaattttttgcttttttcagggATCTATATCGATGTGCTAGAAACACTGAGTGGGGAGACCGCCTGCCTATTCTTAACTCCACCGCAGAATCCAAAATTGAAGAGCACGAAAATGAAGATATAAGCCCTGCTTGATGATTTATCCAGCTCAGCATCAATTCAGCACTCACACCCTGTGCTCACGTAGTGAAGTTCAGGAAGTGATCACCAAGTTAAATTGCATGAAAGGACCAAGGACATGTCCTTAAGTGGACCCTAAGTTTTTCATGGATGTTTCACATGAAACTGGTTGTTAAATTGTTTAAACCACTCTCCAGGTTAATGATTTATAACTGTGGACTATTTAAGAGACTGTATCAATGAATGTCTGTGCTGAATGACAGATGGCAATTGTTAAGCAatgctgtgtagtgatgggcgaataaattcgcctggcgcaaattcaAGGTGATTTTCCGTGTGGTGCTGCTGCATAAATAAATTGCGAAACTCCAGAGGAAATTCACTGGGCGAAGATTTTGGACACGCACCCGAAAAGTCGACCACCTCAAAACCGCcgcacatcaacactattcggatgcccactGACGCAAAGAGCGATTTTCGAGTCCACTTATTTTTcggctgttttgcaaatttcgctggaaattcacaaaatttttcaggcaaagcaaaatgggagagattcgtccatcactaatgctgTGTACTCTGTAGAGTACTGATAAAGTCTGCTTTCTAAAAAGGGTTCCTGAAAATAGACTTCACTTTTTGCCTAAAAAATGTTCTGCTTATCAGTCTGGAAAATCCCAACGCTGCCTCATTACCTCATGACCTCTGCTGCTGATACTCAATTACTGTACACTGTCTATAGCTACAGAACAGTCTTATAGTGATAAAGACAGACTGCAAACTTCATAAGAATACTGTATGTCCTCATCCTATAGCTACAAATTCTTGACAATGAAGGGGTACCAAACCTTCTTCACTCTATAAATACCACCTCTGCATACAATAAGGTTAATATTGATTGTTGTTGATGTTTTGTCATGAGTGGCAATTAGTGTTCCTATCAGCTTGTTCTTGTTGCTCTTTACTTCAGAGCTGGGTTTGTGAGGGGTGaactctaacaaaaaaaaaagagaattatttcaaaaatttgctttttaatatatttagtagTTATATAACTATGAAAAATCACCACATACCATAAATACACCCATATTAATTAAGCACAGAAACATATTACTTATTTGTTTTatagacattttttacttttttactacaGCGGTACATagaattttatatgtaaaatataacatACATCATGTGACAAGTTTGGCCTATTGTACATGTTTTGAAATGTTGTCATCCTTGTGAAAGACAAATATTTCATGATTGAACTGATCTGCATGATGAGATAagtgatcatttatttattaaggccATCCCTCCTGCAAAAACCTTATTTGGGTTTATGCCATTGTGACTTTAAGTCCAACCCAAGGAACTTATTAGCTTTATGTTTCTTGATGACCCTATAATCATTACTGAGACTAAACTCAgcttattaatatatatgttatGATTACATTTAAAGCATTCTGAATATAATGTAAACCTAGTCATTTTCTCATTCACTGACAACGTTTTGgggccctggaactttctgctgtGGGATCGACAGGGAACCTGAATACGGCAAAGATAATTCCAATAGTAAATTACAGACAAGGATTCGacaaagatttaggggcagatttactaagggtcgaatatcgagggttaattaaccctcgatattcgactaggaactaaaatcgttcgactttgaatatcgaagtcaaacgatttagcgctaatcctacgatcgaacgatcgaaggattattcgttcgatcgaacgattaaatccttcgaatcgaacgattcgaaggattttaatccaacgatcgaaggaatatccttcgatcaaaaaaacgctggcaagcctatggggaccttccccataggctaacattgacttcggtagcttttagctgccgaagtagggggtcgaagtttttcttaaagagacagtacttcgattatcgaatggtcgaatagtcgaacgatttttagttcgaatcgttcgattcgaagtagtagtcgaaggtcgaagtagcccattcgatggtcgaagtagccaaaaaaccacttcgaaattcgacgtttttttgattcgaatccttcactcgagctttgtaaatgtgccccttagtctacaaTAACCAATCCAGCAACAGGCACAAGGTGAAACCAGAAAGTGAAATGCAGAAACAAGCCTTTAGCACGGAACTGCAATACAGAGCCAGCTTCGGCTGTAAAAGGAGTGTTTCACattcaagtttacttttagtttgttatagaatgaccagctttaagaaacttttcaaatcttcattattttttttttttttgtttagttattgaattatttgtcatcttcttctgactcttttgagctttcaaatgggaggtcactgaccccatctaaaaaacaaatgctctgtaaggctacacatgtattgttattgctgctttttatcatctttctattcaggccatctcctattcatattccagtctcttatgcaaatcagcacattgttgctagggtaattttaaccctagcaaccagattgatgaaattgcaaactggagagttgctgaataaaaagctaaagaagaactcaaaaaccaaatgaaaaccaattgcaaattgtctcaatatcactctctacatcatagacATTGGACAGGATATTACACAATAAAAGCTTTGCTTCCGTCCCCGGCTGCCATCTTTAATTCCTGGAGTGTCCCCCTACGAAGGTGGGAAgccttgcccactgccatgtttcaGTCCAGGAAAgtaaaatctcggtaagtatgatatgattttcacttttcctgttccttacacatggcagtgggcaaaaACGGGATGTACAAAAGCATCTTATACCAGTTTGCGAGGGAGGGATTTTAGAAGGTAACACTGATTGAAGAACCGCAGTAACAAATTTAGAATTTGTTTGCAAATACATTGAATTTATAATTCTTTATGAACGTCCACATTGCTGCTTTGCATATTTCCTCTAGATTGGAATGCCCAGGAAGCTGCCATGCCT
This region includes:
- the mettl17.L gene encoding methyltransferase like 17 L homeolog (The RefSeq protein has 4 substitutions compared to this genomic sequence) translates to MLSSKICHRQLRALTSLATTVSQIDNTSDFLAHVPYRKHPGILNMKVVRLPKEVQDAAKVLIQGSTIRDLQGHINSLNNYLWSRKRPAEDKDLRVRAEELEKKFSASVGGDAETESFQQQEKLKNRVLNTLRKNTYHWQPLSYTEELGLVYFAARFDGGYAAVTRAFKEIHQRCPEFKPQTLLDFGSGTGSVTWAASNLWGKSLAEYMCVDNAAPMNKLSELVLKGGSDSGEMHISGVYFRQFLPLSPKVQYDLVVSAFSLNDLPSLSEREKIIHALWRKTGGFLVLVENGTKEGHQLLMEARDIVLQKEDKEIWDHRPPHVFAPCPHQMPCPKLSERLHVPCNFNQKYQTLPLSWNPHERWEKFSFLIISRGSVGGGDGHWPRVISHVLSRPRHVHCHMCCADGELKHEVITARRHSRDLYRCARNTEWGDRLPILNSTAESKIEEHENEDISPA